In the genome of Streptomyces aquilus, the window GGCGGCGCCGGCGTCGGTGAGCAGCACCCGCTTGGAGTTGCGGTCGAGCAGCGGGGCGCCCAGTTCGCGCTCCAGGGCCTTGATCGTGGCGGAGACCGCGGACTGCACGATGTGCAGCCGGGCGGCGGCGCGGGTGAAGTTCTTCTCCTCGGCGACGGCGACGAAGTACTCGAGCTGGCGCAGTTCCATACGCACAACTATCTCTCAGAGAGATGGTGACTGTCTTCTACTTGCGTTGGACGCGATGATCGGGCCGCGCAACACTGTTGAGCGTTCACCCACCTTCTTCGGTTTCTTCGGTTGGAGGCTCCCATGAGCCACACGGCGTCCACCCAGCACCGGCCCGTCACCCCGGCCCGCCGCACGGCGATGCGGCCCCAGGCCGGCGCCCGGCGCCACGGCATCGGCTTCGGCCTCGTCGCCTTCGCCTTCCTCACCGCGATGGCGTTCTCCACCGTTCCCACCCCGCTGTACCCGCTGTACATGGCACGCGACGGCTTCTCCACCTTCATGGTCACCGTCGTGTTCGCCGTCTACGCGGTCGGCGTCGTCGTCAGTCTGCTGCTGGCCGGACATGTCTCCGACTGGGTGGGCCGCAAGAAGATCCTGCTGCCGGCGCTCGCGCTGGAACTGCTCGCCGCGGTCCTCTTCCTCACCGGCACCGCGCTTCCGGTACTGCTGGCCGCCCGCTTCATCACCGGGCTGGGGGTCGGGATGATCACCGCCACCGCCACCGCCCACCTCCAGGAACTGCACGCCGCTCACCGTCCGCAGGCATCGACCCAGCGCTTCGAGCTGGTGTCGACCGGCGCGAACATCGGCGGCCTCGGTGTCGGCGCCCTCGTCGCCGGACTCCTCGCCCAGTTCGTCGCCGTGCCCCTGCACACCCCGTACCTCGTCTTCGCCGTCCTGCTGGTGCTCGCGCTGGTCGCCGTCGCGCTGGCGCCCGAGACGGTCGAGGAGCAGTTCGTGCGGCCCTCCTACCGCCCGCAGCGCATCAGCCTCGACCACGGCGACCGGGCCGGCTACCTCGTCGCCGCCGCGGGTGCCTTCGCCTCCTTCGCGGTCTTCGGCCTGTTCACCTCCGTCGCCCCCGGTTTCGTGGCCGGCAGCCTGCACCACCCCTCCCGGGCGCTGGCCGGAGCGATCGTCTTCATGGTCTTCGGCGGCGCGGCCACCGCGCAGAGCCTGACCTCACGCCTGTCCACCGCGGCGAAGAGCCGGCTCGGGCAGGCCGCACAGGCGGTCGGCGTGGTGACGCTCGTCGCCGGTATGCACACCGCCGACCTGGCCGCCTTCCTCGCGGGCGGTGTGATCGCCGGGATCGGGGCAGGCGTGCTGTTCAAGGCCTCCCTCGGCACCGTCGCCGCCCTGGCCGTGCCGGAGCACCGCGGCGAGGCGCTGGCCGGTCTGTTCCTCATCGCCTACCTCGGACTGACCCTCCCGGCGATCGGCATCGGGGTGGCCACCCTCGGCTTCTCCTCGGTCACGGTCATGACCTGGTTCGCCGGCATCCTCCTCGCCGTGCTCGCCGTGCTCGCCCTGTCGGGCCGCCGCGCGAGCGCTCGGTGACCCGGGTCGCTCGCAGCGCCTCCGGGGCCGTCCGGCTCCTCCGCATGCCGGTCCGCCCCGGAGGCACAACACTGGAGCTCTGAGGCCATGCCCGCCGCCGGGGGCGGCGGCCCGGGCGGAGTGAGGTGGCGATGCGGGCGGAAGCGAGGAAGGTCGCCGTCGTAGGCGACTGTCCGCTCCTCCGCAGCGGCGTGGCCCAGGCGATCGAAGGCGCCGACGGGCTCACGCTCGTCCTCGCCACCCGGTCCGCCGACGAGGCGGCGCGTGTCCTCACCGCCGGTGACGTCGCTCTCGTGGACCTCCAGCTGACGCCCGTCTGCCTGGCCCAGGTGGTGGGGCGGCTCGCCGGCGGCGGCGTGGCGGTCCTGGTGTTCTGCTCCGCGCGGGAGAACAACGCCGTGCCCGCGATGCGCGCGGGCGCCCGCGGCTGCCTCAGCCGTCAGGCCGACGAGCCCGAACTGCTGGCCGCCGTCCGGCTGGTGGCCGACGGCTGCTCGTACGTCTCCGCTGATCTCGCCGTACGACCGGACACCGAGCCCTCGTGCCATGTCACGCATCGCGAGCGGCAGATCCTGGAACTGATCGCGCACGGCGAGACCGACCACGCCATCGCCGCCCGGCTCGGCATCAGCGAGCACACCGTCCATTCCCATCTGGACCGGCTGCGCGACAAGGTCGGCTCCCGGCGCCGGGCCGACCTGACCCGCTTCGCCCTCACGCACGACATCATCCCCGCGGCCTCCTGGCAGGGGTAACGCTACCCCTGCCGGATGTGGGTGCTTCTGCCCTGTGGGGCTTCTCCCCCGCGCTCCACACTGAGGTCGAGAACCTTCGTGCGCCGCTTCGGGAGGTCTTGTGCGATGAGTGGCATCTTCGGTGACACGCTCACCTTCCACCAGGAGGAGGGCGGCGCCGTCGAGCTCGTCGCCTTCGGTGACGACAAGTACGCGCGGTACGAGACCGTCGACGGCTACTCGGTCGTCTACGACGCCGACCGGGGCGCCTACTGCTACGCGGAGACCGACAGCGCCGGCCCCGGACGCCGGTTCGTCTCCAGCGGCGTTCCGCTGTCCCAGCCCCCGCCCGAGGGCCTGCCCCGGCATCTGCGGGAGGGCCAGGTCTACCGGCGGGAGGTCTTCAAGGACCGGGTGCTGCGGACGATCCCGGAGGAGGAGCGGGCCCACCTCGATCCCGACACCCTGCTCACCTTCGGCCCCGTCAAGGGCCTGCTGCCCGGCGACGCCCTGACGGCGGGCGACGTACAGGGCCTGACGATCCTGGTCGACTTCCCGGACACGGCGACGGACGTCACGGTGGACGACGTCTCCGCCCTCCTCAACAGCCCGAACTTCACGGCGAACGGCAACCGTTGCTCCGTCAAGGAGTTCTTCCGCACCATGTCGACGGGCAAGCTCCGCTTCACCAACACGGTCGTCGGCCCGTTCCGCATGAGCCGGCCGAGGCTGGCGTACGGACTCAAGCAGCACCGGGGCGAACTCGTGCCGGAGGCACTACAGGCGGCCGCGGACGCCGGCGTGGACTTCAGCCGCTTCGACTCCCTCGACCGCGGCATCGTCGACTCGGTGTGCATCATGTACGCCGGGCAGACGGAGTTCCGCGAGGACCTGTGGCCGCACAACTCCCGCTTCCCCGCCCAGATCGGCGATGTGCGCACGGACTTCTACACCGTCACCAGCATCGGCGACACGGCCGCCGACCTGAGCATCGGCACCTTCTGCCACGAGAGCGGACACCTGCTGTGCCGCTGGCCCGACCTCTACGACTACGGAACCGTCGAGCGCGAGGGAGACGACTTCACCAGCGCGGGCATGGGCACCTACTGCGCCATGTCGGCCGGGGACCATCTGGGCGACGGGTTCCTGCCGTCCGCGGTCTGCGTGTACCTGCGCCGGCTCGTGGGCTGGACGAAGGACGTCGACATCTCCGCACCCGGCGAGTACGAAGCCGTGCAGGGCGAGTACGACAAGGCGCTCATCTACCACAACCCACAGCGCAAGAACGTCGAGTACTACCTGGTCGAGAACCGCAGCAGGCTCGGCTTCGACTCCCGGCTGACCTCCAGCGGACTCGCGGTCTACCACTGCGACATCAAGGGGTCGAACGAGTTCCAGCAGGGCAACCAGGTACGCCACTACCAGTGCGCGCTGCTCCAGGCGGACGGCCACCTGGACCTGGAGACCGGGCTGAACTTCGGTGACGGCGGCGACCTGTACGGGCCGATCGCGGGCACCGCGCTCTCGCACGGCAGCCACCCCGCGTCCCTGTGGTGGGACGGCAGCGAATCCGGTCTCACCCTCTCCCGGATCGGCGCCCCGGGCGAGGTCATCACCTTCAGCACCGGCGAACAGGGCGTCTCGGGCGCGCAGATCACGGGACGGTCGGCCCCGGGCGCCGAGATCCCGGACGAGAACACCGGCGGACTGACCGACTCGATCGTCCTGGACGGCGCGGGCACGGTCCGCGACCTGACCGTCTCGATCGACATCGAGCACGCCCGCATCGGCGATCTGCGGGTGGTGCTGCTGGCGCCGTCGGGCCGCCGGGCCGTGATCCACAACCGTACGGGCGGCGACACCAAGAACCTTCGTCTCACCCTGACCTCACAACCGCCGTCGCTGCTGGCGCCGCTGATCGGCGACGCCGTGACCGGCAGCTGGCAGCTCAAGGTCACGGACGCGGTCGAGGGCTCCGCGGGCATGCTGCGCAGCTGGGAGATCGGCATCCGCACCGGCACCTGACCCCTGGTGAGGCCCCCGATGGACCGAAAGAAGCTCGAAGAGCTCTTCTACGGCAAAGGTCCCCGGCCCGTTCCCTGGGCGACGGACTGTCCCATAAGGTTCGACGCCCTGCTGGCCCTCGCGCACCCGCCCGAGGACGCGACGGAGCCACGCGAGGACCTGATCCTCGCCATCAACGAGGAACACGGTGTCCAGCAGATCCTTCAGAGCTTCCGGGACCTGCACATCATGGGCGACACCCAGCCGATCGCGTCCGGCAGCTTCATCGCGGCGAAGCTGACGCTGCGCGAGGTCGTCCAGACCGTGCTGCCGAAGACCAACCTCAACCGTGTCATCCGCGATGTGAACAAGCTGGCGAGGAAGCTGGGCGGCGCCGGCGTCGCGGACGCGCTGCGGGAGGACGACCCGGGCACCGCAGGGCCCGGCGCGGTCCGGCAGCGGGCCAGCGACGTGCACGACAACTCTGCCAGGCGCCAGGAGCGCACCCGGCACCAGCGGTGGTTCCTCAGGCTGCTGGCCGCCATCGTCGCGGAGTCGAACCCGGCGCTGGTCGGCAAACGGCCGTCGGACAAGGCGGTCTGCGCCGAAGTGGCCGGGATGCTGACCGGCGTCCGTCTGGAGGAGGCGGACACCGAACCCTCCGTGGACCCGGGGGCCCACGGCGTCCTCGACCGCCGGCAGCGGTATCCCATCCTCTCCGTGACGGCCAACCGGCAGGCGTCCTCGGCCGTCGTGCGCTCCCGGGCCACCATCAAGGCCGACGCCGCCGAGCAGGTCTTCTCCGTGGACTGCAGCGCGATCGGCTGGGCCGTCGTCGACAGCGGCATCGACGCCAGGCACCCCGCCTTCTACGACTGGGACACCACGACCAAGCCGGAGCCGATGCCGCTGCGCTCCCGCATCCCGCGCGCCTTCAACTTCGTCGGCGTCCGCAGGACCCTGTCCCTCGACGCGTTGAACGACGGACGGATCGACTGGCCCGAGGCCCTGCCGTACGCCGAGATCGACCTCGCCCAGGTCACCGCCACGGCACAGCCTTCCGTGGTGCCGCGCTACCAGCAGTACACGACCCCGGTCGACCCGCACGGCACCCACATCGCCGGGATCATCGGCGGCTGGTGGCCGCGTCCCGAGGAGGAGTTCCGCGGCATCTGCCCGAGGATCCAGCTGTACGACTTCCGGGTCCTGGGCGATACGGGGACGGGGGACGAGTTCTCCATCGTGACGGCCCTTCAGGCCGTGCGGTACATCAACGAACAGGCCGGAAGGTTCGTCATCGCGGGGGTCAATCTCAGCCTGTCGGTGCCGCACGACGTGGCGAGCCACTCCACCGGCTGGACCCCGGTGTGCATCGAGTGCGACCGCCTGGTCCGCTCCGGTGTCGTGGTCGTCGCCGCGGCCGGCAACTCCGGATACGCGGGAGCCGTGCACACCCTGGGCAAGGACTACCGCGGTGCCAGCATCTCCGATCCCGGGAACGCCGAGTCCGTCATCACGGTCGGCTCCACGCACCGCAGCAATCCGCACCGCCACGGCGTCAGTTACTTCTCCAGCCGCGGCCCCACCGGCGACGGCCGCCCGAAGCCCGACCTGCTGGCGCCGGGCGAGGACATCGACGGGCCCGTGCCCGACCAGGGCATCGCCGCGCTGCACGGCACCAGTCAGGCGGCGGCCCATGTGAGCGGGGCGGCCGCGATGCTGCTGGCCCGCAACCGGGAGCTGATCGGGCGCCCGGAGCAGGTCAAGCGGATCCTGTGCGGGACGGCGACGGACCTGGGCCGGGAACGGCACTACCAGGGGTCCGGCCTGGTCGACGTCCTGCGTGCCATGCAGTCCGTCTGAGACGGCCGAACCCCCAAGGAAGGACGCCATGTTCACCTTCGACTTCCTCAACGCCCGGCACGGCGACTCCTTCCTGGTCCGGTGGGGGGCGAACGAGCGGGTCATGCTCGTCGACGGCGGGCCGAGCCAGGTCTACGAGACGTCCCTGCGCGACCGTCTGACACACCTGCCGCCGGACGGCGCGGGCGCCCCGCGCATCGACGTCGTCTGCCTCTCCCACGTCGACGACGACCACGCGGTCGGGCTGCTCAAGCTGCTCGGTCAGATCCAGCACGCCCGCGAGGACCAGGAACCCGATCCCTTCGCCGTGCAGCGGGTCTGGTTCAACTCCGTGGAGGAACTGGTCGACCGGGACGAGCCGGGGCTCAGCGCCTCCGCCCAGGAACTCGTCGACCGCGCTAGCACCGAGAGCAGCGCGGTGCGGGCCAGCTACAACCAGGGCCGGGCGCTGCGGGACGCGGCGGCCAAGCTGGGCCTTGCGGGCAACCGGCCCATCGACGGCCCCCTGATCACCGGCGAGGAGACGACCCTCGACCACCTGCACGTCACCGTGGTCGCCCCGGACGCGACCGCACTGGAGGAGCTGACGGAACGCTGGCTCAAGGCACGCGAGCTCCAGGACCCGGGTGTCATCACCTCGGCCTACTCCGACGGCTCCATACCCAACCTCTCCAGCATCGTCCTGCTGCTGACACACCAGGGCCGGACGGCCCTGCTCACCGGGGACGCCCGCGGCGACCGCATCCTCGACGGGCTGCGCGCCACCGGACTCCTGGACGACACGGGTCCGCTCCATGTGGACCTGCTGAAACTCCCCCACCACGGCAGCGACCGCAACGTGGAGAGCGACTTCTTCGAGCAGATCCACGCCGACCACTACGTGATCTCGGCCGACGGCGTGAAACACCATCACCCCAGCGAGGACACCCTGCGCATGCTGGTCGACTCCCGCGACCGCGACGACCCGTACACCATCCATCTGACGAACCGGATCGGCTTCGCCGACGACACCCTCGCGGAGCTGCACGCCCACCGGAGCTTCACGGTCAACGAGCGCTCGCCGGAGGACCCGGCCCTGGTCATAGAGATCGGTGATGAGCCATGACCCCGTCGCACGACCGGAAGGACCACCGCTGGGCCGTGGACTCACCCGCCCTCGGCACCGGCCTCCAGGCCCGGCCCTGCGGCGACACCCTGCGCCCCGCGGCACCCGCGCCCGCCGCCGGCCCGGTCGCCCTCGCCCTGTCCGGAGGCGGCTTCCGGGCCACGCTGTCCGCACTGGGCGTGATCCGGCTCCTCGCCGACGCGGGGATGCTGCGGGAGCTCAGATACGCCTCCTCGGTGTCCGGCGGCTCGATTGCCAACGGCCTGCTCGCCACCCAGTGGCCCGCCCTGCGCCAACAGGGCTTCACGACCACGGCCGTTGACGAACTCCTCGTCGAACCCACCCTCGACAGGATCACCTCGCACTCGCTCAAGAAGGCGCTCCTGCGAGGCCTGTGGCGCACCCTGGGCCCCTCGACCCGCACCGACCTGCTCGCCCGGCGCCTGGACGAGTGGTTCTTCCACGGCACCGGGCTCGCCGACCTGGACCCGCAGGTCCGCTGGATCCTCAATGCCGCCAACCTGACGACCGGCACCCGGTTCACCTTCGAACGGGACGTGTACGGCGACTACGCCATCGGTCTCGCGCCCACGCCCGGCACAGGGCTGAAGCTGTGCGTCGCGGTCGCCGCCT includes:
- a CDS encoding MFS transporter gives rise to the protein MSHTASTQHRPVTPARRTAMRPQAGARRHGIGFGLVAFAFLTAMAFSTVPTPLYPLYMARDGFSTFMVTVVFAVYAVGVVVSLLLAGHVSDWVGRKKILLPALALELLAAVLFLTGTALPVLLAARFITGLGVGMITATATAHLQELHAAHRPQASTQRFELVSTGANIGGLGVGALVAGLLAQFVAVPLHTPYLVFAVLLVLALVAVALAPETVEEQFVRPSYRPQRISLDHGDRAGYLVAAAGAFASFAVFGLFTSVAPGFVAGSLHHPSRALAGAIVFMVFGGAATAQSLTSRLSTAAKSRLGQAAQAVGVVTLVAGMHTADLAAFLAGGVIAGIGAGVLFKASLGTVAALAVPEHRGEALAGLFLIAYLGLTLPAIGIGVATLGFSSVTVMTWFAGILLAVLAVLALSGRRASAR
- a CDS encoding response regulator transcription factor, whose product is MRAEARKVAVVGDCPLLRSGVAQAIEGADGLTLVLATRSADEAARVLTAGDVALVDLQLTPVCLAQVVGRLAGGGVAVLVFCSARENNAVPAMRAGARGCLSRQADEPELLAAVRLVADGCSYVSADLAVRPDTEPSCHVTHRERQILELIAHGETDHAIAARLGISEHTVHSHLDRLRDKVGSRRRADLTRFALTHDIIPAASWQG
- a CDS encoding M6 family metalloprotease domain-containing protein; protein product: MSGIFGDTLTFHQEEGGAVELVAFGDDKYARYETVDGYSVVYDADRGAYCYAETDSAGPGRRFVSSGVPLSQPPPEGLPRHLREGQVYRREVFKDRVLRTIPEEERAHLDPDTLLTFGPVKGLLPGDALTAGDVQGLTILVDFPDTATDVTVDDVSALLNSPNFTANGNRCSVKEFFRTMSTGKLRFTNTVVGPFRMSRPRLAYGLKQHRGELVPEALQAAADAGVDFSRFDSLDRGIVDSVCIMYAGQTEFREDLWPHNSRFPAQIGDVRTDFYTVTSIGDTAADLSIGTFCHESGHLLCRWPDLYDYGTVEREGDDFTSAGMGTYCAMSAGDHLGDGFLPSAVCVYLRRLVGWTKDVDISAPGEYEAVQGEYDKALIYHNPQRKNVEYYLVENRSRLGFDSRLTSSGLAVYHCDIKGSNEFQQGNQVRHYQCALLQADGHLDLETGLNFGDGGDLYGPIAGTALSHGSHPASLWWDGSESGLTLSRIGAPGEVITFSTGEQGVSGAQITGRSAPGAEIPDENTGGLTDSIVLDGAGTVRDLTVSIDIEHARIGDLRVVLLAPSGRRAVIHNRTGGDTKNLRLTLTSQPPSLLAPLIGDAVTGSWQLKVTDAVEGSAGMLRSWEIGIRTGT
- a CDS encoding S8 family serine peptidase, with amino-acid sequence MDRKKLEELFYGKGPRPVPWATDCPIRFDALLALAHPPEDATEPREDLILAINEEHGVQQILQSFRDLHIMGDTQPIASGSFIAAKLTLREVVQTVLPKTNLNRVIRDVNKLARKLGGAGVADALREDDPGTAGPGAVRQRASDVHDNSARRQERTRHQRWFLRLLAAIVAESNPALVGKRPSDKAVCAEVAGMLTGVRLEEADTEPSVDPGAHGVLDRRQRYPILSVTANRQASSAVVRSRATIKADAAEQVFSVDCSAIGWAVVDSGIDARHPAFYDWDTTTKPEPMPLRSRIPRAFNFVGVRRTLSLDALNDGRIDWPEALPYAEIDLAQVTATAQPSVVPRYQQYTTPVDPHGTHIAGIIGGWWPRPEEEFRGICPRIQLYDFRVLGDTGTGDEFSIVTALQAVRYINEQAGRFVIAGVNLSLSVPHDVASHSTGWTPVCIECDRLVRSGVVVVAAAGNSGYAGAVHTLGKDYRGASISDPGNAESVITVGSTHRSNPHRHGVSYFSSRGPTGDGRPKPDLLAPGEDIDGPVPDQGIAALHGTSQAAAHVSGAAAMLLARNRELIGRPEQVKRILCGTATDLGRERHYQGSGLVDVLRAMQSV
- a CDS encoding ComEC/Rec2 family competence protein, translated to MFTFDFLNARHGDSFLVRWGANERVMLVDGGPSQVYETSLRDRLTHLPPDGAGAPRIDVVCLSHVDDDHAVGLLKLLGQIQHAREDQEPDPFAVQRVWFNSVEELVDRDEPGLSASAQELVDRASTESSAVRASYNQGRALRDAAAKLGLAGNRPIDGPLITGEETTLDHLHVTVVAPDATALEELTERWLKARELQDPGVITSAYSDGSIPNLSSIVLLLTHQGRTALLTGDARGDRILDGLRATGLLDDTGPLHVDLLKLPHHGSDRNVESDFFEQIHADHYVISADGVKHHHPSEDTLRMLVDSRDRDDPYTIHLTNRIGFADDTLAELHAHRSFTVNERSPEDPALVIEIGDEP
- a CDS encoding patatin-like phospholipase family protein; the protein is MTPSHDRKDHRWAVDSPALGTGLQARPCGDTLRPAAPAPAAGPVALALSGGGFRATLSALGVIRLLADAGMLRELRYASSVSGGSIANGLLATQWPALRQQGFTTTAVDELLVEPTLDRITSHSLKKALLRGLWRTLGPSTRTDLLARRLDEWFFHGTGLADLDPQVRWILNAANLTTGTRFTFERDVYGDYAIGLAPTPGTGLKLCVAVAASAAVPGAFPPLVLKRTNFPCGTDAPALLDGGVYDNTGTESVDGERYRDVFLLVLNSGGLLRPGPYRGIPVVRDLARANSLLYRQSTALRTRLIVERFERGHAAGPDGILPPGTRRGVLVALATDFAEHGAGQLDKWRAAFPEHRTYDGRDLALVPTVFDRLPQPLCRALVYRGWWLAGAGLAAHHPHRLPNLTALTPPPL